The Marinomonas sp. CT5 genome contains the following window.
TGAAATCATATGAAATGAACTGCCAAAGAGGGCGGCAACAGATGCTGAAACAATGGCTGTGTATAAGCCTATTTCAGGTGGAAGCCCTGCGATATAAGCGTATGCCACACCTTGAGGTAAGACTAATACAGCCCCAGTGATGCCGGCCATCAGATCTTTTTTAAATGTAGCGGGTGTTTGTTGTTGAGCCCAAGAAAAGAAAGGAAATAAGACCGACAAGATGGCTTGAAGCATGATGATTCCATTAGGTAGAAAAGGGTTAATCTGGGTTCTTTGAGTGTGTAATGAATGCCTATTTTTATAAATGATAAAACATAAAGTTTTATTCTTAAAATGATAAATCAGATATCCAATCAATCATTAATGGATATAACATTGGTTTTTAGTATTCATTAATGATTGATTAATCTCTCAAAATCGTATTTTACGGATATAAAAATAGAAGGTAAATTGATGAGATAGCTAGACAAAAAAAATAACATCGAGCCGGAGAACAAAATGTATAACCCTAGAAAACTTCTAAAAAATGGATTGTGTGCTGTTAGTGTCGTATTCGCTAGCTCATTTATGGCTTCATTCACTCATGCTGAGCAAATTGGCATGGAATCAGCTACGCCAAATAGCCTTCTGGGTATGCTACCTCAAGCCATGGCGCCTTATTGGTCTAAACAAGGTGTTGATATTCAATTATCTCTGAATCAGACATTAACTAAATCTCTTTTAAAGATTGGACAGGGGAGTTTGGACTCGGCTGTCATTCCACCTTTGGCTTTTTCTGCGATGGAAAAAGGGGTAGGACCATATGCAAGGATGGCAGATAAAGCGAAGGCTTTGTCTAAGAATGTACGAGGATTATTTACTTTACCAGGTAGTTATTATCATGCCATTACTCGAGCTGATTCGGGTATTAATACTTGGCCTGATGCAAAAGGCAAGCGAGTTTTTATTGGACCGCCAGCAGGTGCCGCTAACTCGCAAATTATGAGTCTTGCTGCGGCAGGTGGGCTTGCTGAAGGTGAATATGAAGCCATTAAAGCGCCTTGGGGAGCGGCTGCGCAAAGTTATCAAGATGGACAGTTTGACGTGTTTGTCGGAACTTTTAGTTTGGGGTCTCAGTCTTTAGCTGAACTTAGTCTCTCCCATGATATACGCCTGCTCGGTATTCCCGGAGACAAAATGGTGCCACCTAAAGGGCTAGGTATGCAGCCAGCAGAAATACCAGCGAATACTTACCCAGGTCAGGTAAACACTCAATCAGTTTTAACTTGGCAAACTATCATGATGGTGGCCGTTAAAAAAGACCTGTCTGATGATATTGCCTATACCTTAACAAAACAGTTTGTTGAGCACCGTTTGGATTTGGCTAATTCAAATCCCCTTTTTAATGATCTCCTAACAACGGATTATTTTGTTGGTGTTAATGCTCCTCTTCATCCGGGAGCGGTAAAGTATTATCGAGAAGCTGGAATCACTATTCCTGAAGAGTTGTTGCCTCCACAGTCTTAACAACGGTTTACTAATCTTCTTATGTAATTATTCATTAAGCAAAGAGCAATGCTCTTTGCTTAAGGGAGCTTTTTATGCTTTTTTCTTCTCGTCTTTTACTCAGATTAGTTTCGTCTGTCATTGTCATATTGAGTTTAATGATATGTTTATATGGCCTTGCGAATGTGATGCCTGCTATTGGTGATTTTCGTATAGGGCCATTTCCTCTGGTGTTTTTTAGAGCCACTTTTTTTGCCTTGTGTATTGTCACCATTGCTTTTTCGATGATGGAAAGCTACCTGCTTGGAAAAACCAATATATTGGTAGCGGCTATCAGTACGGCATTCATGTTCGGCATGTTGTGGTGTTGCTGGTCTTTTTATCAAGTGAGTGCTGCGCTAGATGATGGGATGTTTTTGTTTGGCTCTAGCGAGATGTGGGTGGCGGTTTTAGCGTCAGCTGGTGCTCTGTTTTTCTGTTGGCGAATTTGGGGGATTCCCGTTGCTCTACTTGGGGTAATTGGTATTTTGTATATGGCAACAGGTCAGTATTGGCCTGGTCCCCTACAAACCGTTAGTCATGATGTGAATGAGACACTGGCGCAAAATCTCTTATACAGTTTAGATTCTGGTATTTTAGGCAGTACTTTTGCAATCGTTATTACAACGGTATTTCCCTTCATCATTCTTGGTGCATTATTGGAAGGCGTTGGTGCGGGCGACTCGATGATCCGTATTGCTTTTCATTGGATGAGAAAAACAGCGGGTGGTCCAGCTCATGCGGCGGTGTTGTCTTCTGCCTTGTTTGGAACGGTTTCTGGTAGCGCAGTAGGTAACGTGGTAGGAACCGGGGTGATCACTATTCCCATGATCAAGCGTCGCGGTTTTTCTGCCAATTTCGCTGGAGCCGTTGAAGCTTCTGCTTCTACCGGTGGGCAAATCATGCCACCCATTATGGGCGCGGCAGCGTTGGTGATGGCGGACTTTGTCGGTGTAAATTACATGACGGTCATTATTGCCGTATTAGTGCCGTCCATTGCGTATTACGCCAGTCTATTCGCTATGATTGTGTTTGAATCTCGTCGTTTAAATATCAAAGCTGATGATGAGTTTGAAGGGGTAGATAAGCCAAACAAACAAGATTATTTAAATCTTTTACTGATTTTTATCCCCCTTATTATCATTGTGGCCTTGCTCTTATATGGACTCTCGCCATCAGGCGCTTCCATTGCCGCATTGGCTTGCTTGTTCCCGCTGAGTCTTATCAATCCTGATATTAGAGCTAAGCCAGTTAAGTTGTTAAACAGTCTGTCTGTCGGCGGTAGAACCTTTGCTGGTTTGCTGATGGCGATTGCGGCCGTGAGTATTGTTATTTCCGCTTTGTCAGCCACGGGAGTTCCGGTCAAGTTTAGTGTGTTGCTGTCTAGTATCGTATCAAATTCTTTGTTGGTTTCATTACTGGTTGCCGCCCTTTGTTGCATCGTATTGGGCATGGGGATGCCAACACTGCCAGCCTACGTCACAGTGGCAACCATCGCTATTCCAGCCATGGAGCAGCTTGGGCTGGCACCACTTACAGCGCATATGTTTGTCTTCTTTATCGCTGTTGGCTCGGCCATTACGCCTCCCGTTGCTATCGCCGCTTTCGCGGCAGCCAGCATTGCGAAAGGGGGGCCAATTGGAACTTCTGTTCAGGCGTCTAAAGTCGGCATCATGATTTTTGTCATTCCATTCACCTTTGCTTTTAACCCTTTGTTACTCACGGTTGCGGACTCTGGCGTTAACTTTGAGCTCATTCCCTGGTTGTGGCTATTAGTCAAATTAGCGGTTGGAATTCTTTTGATGGCGACAGCGTTATCTGGTTTTCATGCCCATAAATTACGCTTTTACGAAGTGGCGGCACGGTTGGTTGCGGCGATTCTTTTGTTTGCTCCGGGTCTTATATGGGATCAGGTTGGCATTTCATTAGCCATCTTTTTATGGGGTTGGCATTTAAGACACGATTTAAAAATATCTCAGCGTTTTAAGGGAGCAAAATAATGACGAATATTATATACATTGTCGCTGATGATCTTGGCTACGCAGATTTAGGTTGCTACGGCGGGCGTGAAGCTCAGTTTGGTAAGGTATCACCCAATATAGATAAATTGGCAGAGGAGGGCATGATCTTTTTAGAAGGGTATGCCAATTCTCCAGTTTGCTCGCCGACCCGTTTTGCTTTAATGACTATGGCTTATCAGTATCGCCTGCGCGGTGCGTTGGAAGAGCCTATAAATAGTAAAAGCATAGGCAGTTCTACTCTGGGACTACCTCCGCATATTCCTACTTTGCCATCTCAGCTTAAAAAAGCGGGTTACTACACGGGGTTAATGGGTAAATGGCATCTTGGCTATCCACCCCATTTTGGCCCACGTTCTTCAGGCTACGATGAATTCTTTGGCATTATGGCGGGCGGTGTTGATTATTTTTCACATAAAAGTGGTCATGGTGATCATGACTTATGGATTAACGAAGAAGAGCATAAAGAAATAGGCTATCTGACAGATCTTATTTCAGAGCATTCTCTTGATTTTATCAATCGCAGGGTGGAAGAAAGTCCCGAACAGCCATTCTTCTTGAGTATTCACTACACGGCGCCTCATTGGCCATGGGAAACCCGAGATGATGCGCATTTGGCGGATAATCTTTCAACCTTATTTCACCTAGAAGGCGGCAACATCCATACTTATAGAAAAATGATCCACCATATGGATGAAGGGATTGGACGTATTATGGAAACCCTAGAAAAACATGGTATTGCGGATGACACGTTAATCGTCTTTACTAGCGACAATGGTGGTGAGCGTTTTTCTGACAACTGGCCTTTGGTAGGGGGCAAGATGGACTTAACCGAAGGCGGTATTCGTGTGCCTTGGGTGGTGCGTTGGCCTGGTGTCGTCGAAAAAGGCAGCGTTAGTATGCAGCATTGTATGACAATGGATTGGTCGC
Protein-coding sequences here:
- a CDS encoding sulfatase-like hydrolase/transferase is translated as MTNIIYIVADDLGYADLGCYGGREAQFGKVSPNIDKLAEEGMIFLEGYANSPVCSPTRFALMTMAYQYRLRGALEEPINSKSIGSSTLGLPPHIPTLPSQLKKAGYYTGLMGKWHLGYPPHFGPRSSGYDEFFGIMAGGVDYFSHKSGHGDHDLWINEEEHKEIGYLTDLISEHSLDFINRRVEESPEQPFFLSIHYTAPHWPWETRDDAHLADNLSTLFHLEGGNIHTYRKMIHHMDEGIGRIMETLEKHGIADDTLIVFTSDNGGERFSDNWPLVGGKMDLTEGGIRVPWVVRWPGVVEKGSVSMQHCMTMDWSRTLLEAGNGQFDPNYPVDGVSLMPVLKGETERFERPLYWRMKHRSQRALRIDDWKYLKVDEHEYLFNVTDDARERANLAKRHPEKLASMRQQWLDWNATIPAIPEDAVVSLGYSVADMPQR
- a CDS encoding TRAP transporter fused permease subunit, with product MLFSSRLLLRLVSSVIVILSLMICLYGLANVMPAIGDFRIGPFPLVFFRATFFALCIVTIAFSMMESYLLGKTNILVAAISTAFMFGMLWCCWSFYQVSAALDDGMFLFGSSEMWVAVLASAGALFFCWRIWGIPVALLGVIGILYMATGQYWPGPLQTVSHDVNETLAQNLLYSLDSGILGSTFAIVITTVFPFIILGALLEGVGAGDSMIRIAFHWMRKTAGGPAHAAVLSSALFGTVSGSAVGNVVGTGVITIPMIKRRGFSANFAGAVEASASTGGQIMPPIMGAAALVMADFVGVNYMTVIIAVLVPSIAYYASLFAMIVFESRRLNIKADDEFEGVDKPNKQDYLNLLLIFIPLIIIVALLLYGLSPSGASIAALACLFPLSLINPDIRAKPVKLLNSLSVGGRTFAGLLMAIAAVSIVISALSATGVPVKFSVLLSSIVSNSLLVSLLVAALCCIVLGMGMPTLPAYVTVATIAIPAMEQLGLAPLTAHMFVFFIAVGSAITPPVAIAAFAAASIAKGGPIGTSVQASKVGIMIFVIPFTFAFNPLLLTVADSGVNFELIPWLWLLVKLAVGILLMATALSGFHAHKLRFYEVAARLVAAILLFAPGLIWDQVGISLAIFLWGWHLRHDLKISQRFKGAK
- a CDS encoding TAXI family TRAP transporter solute-binding subunit, which translates into the protein MYNPRKLLKNGLCAVSVVFASSFMASFTHAEQIGMESATPNSLLGMLPQAMAPYWSKQGVDIQLSLNQTLTKSLLKIGQGSLDSAVIPPLAFSAMEKGVGPYARMADKAKALSKNVRGLFTLPGSYYHAITRADSGINTWPDAKGKRVFIGPPAGAANSQIMSLAAAGGLAEGEYEAIKAPWGAAAQSYQDGQFDVFVGTFSLGSQSLAELSLSHDIRLLGIPGDKMVPPKGLGMQPAEIPANTYPGQVNTQSVLTWQTIMMVAVKKDLSDDIAYTLTKQFVEHRLDLANSNPLFNDLLTTDYFVGVNAPLHPGAVKYYREAGITIPEELLPPQS